In Rhodoferax koreense, a genomic segment contains:
- a CDS encoding methyl-accepting chemotaxis protein produces MSVVVKLTQLFEKKPQPQPDFAGSLGMSESGPESQFGGGMYAPSSGPAASSGADGGFAESRFVGGISPQPVEERVALPLLGLRLPGQHQRVLVTTLVVSLLVLIGLTAYSLRQADKVAQQLAATGQALMQSQRLAKSVSQALVGSAAAFPDVADSAGVLARTVRGLENGDDRLSPVGGDVLAEVQKADPLMQRAEKNAATVMAQQKVLTQVGGALRNVNRQSSDLLEVAEGISALKLQQNAAPIELSAAGQLVMLTQRIGKSANEFQTMEGVSPEAVFLLGKDLNSFKEIAQGMLDGSSELRLPAARDAATRERLTALLKLYDQTRAEAGSILGNLQGLVSARDAQAAIVNDSEPLRRQLESVQDKLSAQTGLGPVVLGLLALSALLALACGAGLAAVQLRGSEQRQALAEAQRVHAEGLQQEAKRVNDANQAAILRLMNELQTVAEGDLTQEATVTEDITGAIADSVNYTVEELRVLVGSVQNTATRVAQTTAQVDSTSTELLAASTEQLREIRETGRSVLDMASRINEVSSQAQESASVARQSLQAADSGLQAVQDAIGGMNAIRDQIQETSKRIKRLGESSQEIGEITELISDITEQTNVLALNAAIQAASAGEAGRGFSVVAEEVQRLAERSADATRQIAALVKAIQTDTQDAVAAMERSTQGVVAGARLSDSAGTALSEIDRVSRRLAELIEQISSATSREAEKANVVADNIQHIFAVTEQTGQGTRTTAQQVRELSHMAEELRQSVARFKIA; encoded by the coding sequence ATGTCCGTTGTTGTCAAGCTGACACAGCTGTTCGAAAAAAAGCCGCAGCCGCAGCCCGACTTCGCGGGCAGCCTCGGCATGTCCGAGTCCGGGCCGGAGTCGCAGTTCGGCGGCGGCATGTATGCGCCGTCATCGGGGCCGGCGGCGTCATCGGGTGCTGACGGCGGCTTCGCCGAAAGCCGTTTTGTCGGCGGCATCTCGCCGCAGCCGGTCGAGGAGCGCGTGGCCTTGCCTTTGCTGGGCCTGCGCCTGCCCGGGCAGCACCAGCGCGTTCTCGTGACGACGCTGGTGGTGTCGCTGCTGGTGCTGATCGGCCTGACCGCCTACTCGCTGCGCCAGGCCGATAAGGTGGCGCAGCAGCTCGCGGCCACCGGCCAGGCGCTGATGCAGTCGCAGCGGCTCGCCAAATCGGTGTCGCAGGCGCTGGTCGGCAGCGCCGCGGCCTTTCCCGACGTGGCCGACAGCGCGGGTGTGCTGGCGCGCACGGTGCGCGGCCTGGAGAACGGCGACGATCGCCTGTCCCCGGTCGGCGGCGACGTGCTGGCCGAGGTGCAGAAGGCCGACCCGCTCATGCAGCGGGCCGAGAAGAACGCGGCCACCGTGATGGCCCAGCAGAAGGTGTTGACCCAGGTTGGCGGTGCGCTGCGCAACGTGAACCGGCAGTCCTCCGACCTGCTCGAGGTGGCCGAGGGCATTTCGGCGCTGAAGCTGCAGCAGAACGCCGCACCGATCGAGCTCTCCGCGGCCGGCCAACTGGTGATGCTGACGCAGCGCATCGGCAAGTCGGCCAACGAATTCCAGACCATGGAAGGCGTCAGCCCGGAGGCCGTGTTCCTGCTCGGCAAGGACCTGAATTCCTTCAAGGAAATCGCCCAGGGCATGCTCGACGGCAGCAGCGAACTGCGCCTGCCCGCAGCGCGCGACGCGGCCACGCGCGAGCGGCTCACGGCGCTGCTCAAGCTCTATGACCAGACCCGTGCCGAGGCCGGCAGCATCCTCGGCAACCTGCAGGGCCTGGTGTCGGCGCGCGACGCGCAGGCTGCCATCGTGAACGACAGCGAGCCCTTGCGCCGCCAGCTCGAATCCGTGCAGGACAAACTTTCGGCGCAAACCGGCCTCGGGCCCGTCGTGCTTGGCCTGCTGGCCCTGTCCGCGCTGCTGGCGCTGGCCTGCGGTGCCGGCCTGGCCGCGGTCCAGCTGCGCGGCAGCGAGCAGCGCCAGGCGCTGGCCGAGGCGCAGCGTGTGCATGCCGAAGGCTTGCAGCAGGAAGCCAAGCGCGTGAACGACGCCAACCAGGCGGCCATTTTGCGGCTCATGAACGAACTGCAGACGGTGGCCGAGGGTGACCTCACGCAGGAGGCCACGGTCACCGAAGACATCACCGGTGCCATCGCCGATTCGGTGAACTACACCGTCGAGGAATTGCGCGTGCTGGTCGGCAGCGTGCAGAACACCGCCACGCGGGTGGCGCAGACCACGGCCCAGGTCGACAGCACCTCGACCGAACTGCTGGCTGCCTCCACCGAACAGCTGCGCGAGATCCGCGAGACCGGCCGCTCGGTCCTGGACATGGCCTCGCGCATCAACGAGGTGTCGAGCCAGGCGCAGGAATCGGCCTCGGTGGCGCGCCAGTCGCTGCAGGCGGCCGACTCCGGTCTGCAGGCGGTGCAGGACGCCATCGGCGGCATGAACGCCATCCGCGACCAGATCCAGGAAACCTCGAAGCGCATCAAGCGGCTCGGCGAGTCCTCGCAGGAGATCGGCGAAATCACCGAACTGATTTCCGACATCACCGAGCAGACCAACGTGCTCGCGCTGAACGCGGCCATCCAGGCGGCCTCGGCCGGCGAGGCCGGGCGCGGCTTCTCGGTGGTGGCCGAGGAAGTGCAGCGGCTGGCCGAACGCTCGGCCGACGCCACGCGCCAGATTGCCGCGCTGGTGAAGGCGATCCAGACCGACACGCAGGATGCCGTGGCCGCCATGGAGCGCTCCACCCAGGGCGTGGTGGCCGGGGCCCGGCTGTCCGACAGCGCGGGTACGGCGCTTTCCGAGATCGACCGTGTTTCGCGCCGACTGGCCGAACTCATCGAGCAGATCTCCAGCGCCACCTCGCGCGAGGCCGAGAAGGCCAACGTGGTGGCCGACAACATCCAGCACATCTTCGCCGTGACCGAGCAGACCGGGCAGGGCACGCGCACCACCGCGCAACAGGTGCGCGAACTCTCGCACATGGCCGAGGAGTTGCGGCAGTCGGTGGCGCGCTTCAAAATCGCCTAG